Proteins encoded in a region of the Mucilaginibacter sabulilitoris genome:
- a CDS encoding KAP family P-loop NTPase fold protein produces the protein MNKINLRPYFPALAWNFAILSAILFFRIPVSSLLDTLMVKPLFAKFDNSLLTNLLLIILSVLTGVWLWRSGSPRFLLLLSLFVLALYVIEASNPYWHFYSLRIIPFLHPLDIVAATFILPGFKVCFPVTPLAAAVVNNNGFAEDLPVVTLDGDLFQRRIVAKELATMINITPNQKSFAIGVLGSYGSGKTSFINLINLQLDQAKTEVIYFNPWSAETAANIQKDFFDLLAAKLADLNSRLPGLIIKYSRKLSRLDSSTEKFVKQLGFISNLIQQDSYLDDYDQINALLLSCGKKIVVTIDDVDRLYPNEVMEVLRLIRNTANFSNIFYLVAYERSYVEESIRTLNRHAPGSYLDKIIQMEIPLPKRENNDLIDIMSLELEKIVTAEDMISFKEQVVKHGFESQYDMSFSNVLRNSRDVVKFINNFKITYKLLGRETLFDNLFVLELLKFRYPLIYDRLFERTDEILYDTPVRSAHEEYYQLRTYKEDKNDLLHFARTLRAEQMDEQDVKLISSLLRNLFFRFNRSKAARNAIIYPSAFGRYFRYRISSTEISERRFREAFSNGLEALKNFINECVDAKLTHQISTRLFQENVTDRVGFELKIAGIFYIGPKFVEQKGVTGFNYQALIELLYNYDNRLSNKYYGKSSTAYIPFLNGLFANAPFPYLFHNNFIHWVVDGEQNIGINHGDLVNFQVSYFCEYVNLNGLTQDGMWLFWGVRKKFRVPEPGQRNAYRERWEFDPLIVPHILDFIARKDPLYFLKGSINADMGNKNTVAIHEQFILLFGKPEDLRLLVAGHTQIQNNVKEDYLAFFDACALSNFKNWVEYDFKTELKPERSDWDDY, from the coding sequence ATGAATAAAATTAACCTAAGACCTTATTTTCCTGCGCTGGCTTGGAATTTCGCTATACTTTCCGCCATATTGTTTTTTCGCATACCAGTTAGTTCATTGTTGGATACTTTAATGGTGAAGCCTTTATTTGCAAAGTTCGATAATAGTTTACTCACAAATCTATTGTTGATTATACTGTCTGTGTTGACTGGTGTATGGTTATGGCGCTCAGGTAGCCCTCGTTTTTTACTGTTGCTGAGTCTTTTTGTTTTAGCGCTATATGTTATTGAAGCTTCTAATCCTTATTGGCATTTTTATTCCCTCAGAATAATTCCCTTTTTACATCCTTTAGATATTGTAGCCGCAACTTTTATTCTGCCGGGGTTTAAGGTTTGCTTTCCGGTTACGCCTCTGGCGGCGGCGGTAGTTAATAACAATGGATTTGCGGAAGATTTACCTGTAGTTACTTTGGATGGTGATTTATTCCAGCGACGGATAGTGGCTAAGGAACTGGCCACCATGATCAATATCACACCTAACCAGAAATCATTTGCGATTGGCGTTCTCGGTAGCTATGGAAGTGGAAAAACCTCTTTTATCAATCTGATTAACTTACAACTTGATCAAGCTAAAACAGAAGTTATCTACTTTAACCCCTGGAGCGCCGAAACAGCCGCAAATATACAAAAGGATTTCTTTGACCTGTTGGCAGCTAAGCTGGCTGATCTCAATTCAAGGTTGCCGGGGTTGATTATTAAGTATTCCCGCAAACTTAGTAGGTTGGATAGTTCTACGGAAAAATTCGTCAAGCAACTTGGTTTCATCAGCAATTTGATTCAACAGGACAGCTACTTGGACGATTATGATCAAATAAACGCACTGTTATTATCCTGCGGTAAAAAAATTGTCGTGACTATAGATGACGTGGACAGATTGTATCCGAATGAGGTAATGGAAGTACTGCGGCTGATTCGTAATACCGCAAACTTTAGTAATATTTTTTACCTGGTTGCCTACGAAAGGAGTTATGTGGAAGAGAGTATCCGGACGTTGAATCGACATGCCCCAGGCAGTTATTTGGACAAGATCATTCAAATGGAAATTCCCTTGCCTAAAAGGGAAAATAATGATTTGATTGATATTATGTCGTTAGAATTGGAGAAAATTGTCACAGCTGAAGACATGATTTCCTTCAAAGAACAAGTCGTTAAACATGGATTTGAATCACAATATGATATGTCGTTTTCAAACGTATTGCGTAATTCAAGGGATGTTGTCAAATTCATTAATAACTTCAAGATAACTTATAAGCTATTGGGTAGAGAAACCCTATTTGATAATCTTTTTGTACTGGAACTGCTCAAGTTTAGATACCCGCTCATTTATGATAGATTATTTGAACGTACAGATGAGATTTTGTACGATACACCTGTTCGTTCAGCGCATGAGGAATATTATCAATTACGTACTTATAAAGAAGATAAAAATGATCTGTTGCATTTTGCCCGGACACTGCGTGCTGAACAAATGGATGAACAAGATGTCAAGTTAATTAGTTCATTACTGCGAAACCTGTTCTTTCGGTTTAATCGATCCAAAGCAGCAAGGAATGCGATCATTTATCCCAGCGCTTTCGGACGATATTTTCGTTATCGTATTTCATCTACCGAAATTTCAGAAAGACGTTTTAGGGAAGCGTTTTCAAACGGTCTTGAGGCGTTGAAGAATTTTATTAATGAGTGTGTTGATGCAAAATTAACTCATCAAATCTCGACAAGATTATTTCAGGAAAATGTCACTGACCGAGTGGGGTTTGAACTAAAAATAGCTGGTATATTTTACATCGGGCCTAAGTTTGTTGAGCAAAAAGGGGTTACAGGATTTAACTACCAGGCGCTAATTGAACTATTATATAATTACGATAATAGATTGTCAAATAAATATTATGGAAAAAGTAGTACTGCTTATATTCCATTTTTAAATGGGTTATTCGCTAATGCGCCATTCCCTTATTTGTTCCATAATAACTTTATTCATTGGGTAGTCGACGGTGAACAAAATATCGGTATTAATCACGGTGATTTGGTCAATTTTCAAGTAAGTTATTTTTGTGAATACGTTAATTTGAACGGATTGACACAAGACGGAATGTGGTTGTTTTGGGGGGTAAGAAAGAAGTTTAGAGTTCCCGAGCCGGGGCAGCGGAATGCATATAGAGAACGTTGGGAATTTGATCCGCTTATTGTACCCCACATTCTTGATTTTATTGCCAGGAAAGATCCCCTTTATTTTCTCAAAGGTAGTATTAACGCTGACATGGGTAATAAAAATACGGTAGCGATACATGAGCAATTTATACTTCTTTTCGGGAAACCTGAAGATTTAAGATTGCTGGTAGCCGGTCATACTCAAATTCAGAATAATGTTAAGGAGGATTATCTGGCCTTTTTTGATGCGTGTGCTTTGTCAAATTTTAAAAATTGGGTGGAGTATGATTTTAAAACTGAATTAAAACCAGAGCGTAGTGATTGGGACGATTATTAA
- a CDS encoding CHC2 zinc finger domain-containing protein — MIPKKFIENLLLKTDLIGLAGEFTELESNGKGFKGLCPLHSERVPSFTILPNGKAWKCFNCKKGGNAVALVREIKKLSFPEAIDYLAERAGMVIQEGKN; from the coding sequence ATGATACCTAAAAAATTTATAGAGAATCTATTACTTAAGACCGACCTAATTGGTTTGGCCGGTGAGTTTACGGAGCTGGAAAGCAACGGCAAGGGATTTAAGGGATTATGCCCGCTTCACAGCGAACGTGTACCATCTTTTACGATTTTGCCGAATGGTAAAGCTTGGAAATGTTTTAACTGTAAAAAAGGCGGCAACGCTGTTGCATTAGTGCGTGAGATAAAAAAACTTAGCTTCCCCGAAGCCATCGATTACCTGGCTGAGCGTGCGGGTATGGTCATTCAAGAAGGCAAAAATTAA
- a CDS encoding SIR2 family NAD-dependent protein deacylase, whose amino-acid sequence MSETELFEAIRREDVVIFAGAGFSRYAGYPTGGQLGQYLFDALTAQEQKKVNVHAPLDHLAEDIVRLKHGSRDLLDTVLDGVFTKPPVNLADHELVAAIPHFKTIITTNYDTLFEQVYGSDISVIFRESDILKWGDNKLNLLKIHGDISDKSSIILTREDYSLFYGKDYSSPFWATIIKEIATKTILFLGYGYEDPNIWAIFKHVYEHLGDLRKPAYFVGPDQDEEKIHFLNSKGIHYLNHTGETFLNALFKNIQDNIFRDIDAQWVSPETFRKFTSNHKVSVTLKDAGGSFKVQSIQGSDGKEMHGNMKFTLGAQSDFPERYNAFFNKGQFQELTLGQEELSSFRMDVEGLKLFGDGELSEISIKKMPKEIPFDLVFASQGLEIRNLTAHIFTGKKSINIKTKIHTLNFELTINMSNPADIDAKWSMEHDAIYRNVNEEIEVHQFLKNFFEQKEVSIYLNKDTKITKACPTYNAAHIKQAENFLIYFNALKEVERAFGVRFAHFYDIDKESSDDLNTTLKVIRGEKFVLEDTIEFSFGELSSELLGKLENLKDSKLPLELYINSNRRMLLHGQSLAIPGEHIQVPLPRVTNLDELKQGTTKKLKIKSGSGEIHQFLRIEPFAEAFLNQS is encoded by the coding sequence ATGAGTGAAACCGAACTTTTTGAAGCAATCCGCCGTGAAGATGTAGTGATTTTCGCGGGAGCAGGTTTTTCCCGTTATGCGGGCTACCCAACTGGAGGACAGTTAGGACAGTATTTATTTGATGCACTAACTGCTCAGGAACAAAAAAAAGTTAATGTTCATGCACCGCTCGACCATTTGGCAGAAGATATTGTTCGTTTAAAGCATGGCTCACGTGACCTATTAGACACAGTTCTTGATGGCGTGTTTACCAAACCACCTGTAAACTTGGCAGATCACGAATTGGTGGCGGCGATCCCTCACTTTAAAACCATTATTACCACGAATTATGACACCCTTTTTGAACAGGTTTACGGTAGCGATATATCTGTAATCTTTAGAGAATCTGATATATTAAAGTGGGGCGACAATAAACTAAATTTATTAAAGATACACGGCGACATTAGCGACAAAAGTTCGATTATCCTTACCCGTGAAGACTATTCTCTTTTTTACGGTAAAGATTACTCCTCGCCTTTTTGGGCTACAATCATAAAGGAAATTGCAACGAAAACAATCTTATTTTTAGGATATGGATATGAAGATCCCAATATATGGGCGATCTTCAAACACGTTTATGAACACCTGGGCGACCTTCGGAAACCAGCCTATTTTGTTGGCCCCGATCAAGATGAAGAAAAAATACATTTCTTAAATTCTAAGGGCATCCATTATCTTAATCATACCGGAGAAACATTTTTAAACGCTTTATTTAAAAATATTCAGGATAATATTTTCCGTGACATCGATGCGCAGTGGGTTAGCCCGGAAACGTTCAGAAAATTCACGAGCAACCATAAGGTTTCAGTTACGCTAAAAGATGCTGGTGGCAGTTTTAAGGTACAATCCATTCAAGGGAGTGATGGGAAAGAAATGCACGGCAACATGAAGTTTACTTTAGGTGCACAAAGTGATTTCCCGGAACGTTACAATGCCTTTTTTAACAAGGGGCAATTTCAGGAACTTACATTGGGGCAGGAGGAACTTTCAAGTTTCCGGATGGATGTCGAAGGCTTGAAGCTATTTGGCGATGGCGAACTTAGTGAAATATCAATAAAGAAAATGCCAAAAGAAATCCCATTTGATTTGGTTTTTGCTTCCCAGGGATTGGAGATAAGAAATCTCACCGCGCACATTTTTACTGGCAAAAAATCTATTAACATTAAGACTAAAATTCACACTCTAAATTTTGAATTGACGATTAATATGTCTAATCCGGCAGACATCGATGCAAAATGGTCGATGGAACACGATGCCATATATCGTAATGTCAATGAAGAAATCGAGGTGCACCAGTTTCTGAAAAATTTCTTTGAACAAAAAGAAGTAAGCATCTATCTAAACAAAGACACTAAAATAACGAAGGCTTGCCCGACATACAACGCAGCCCATATAAAGCAAGCGGAGAATTTTTTGATTTATTTCAACGCGCTTAAAGAAGTGGAAAGAGCGTTCGGCGTAAGATTTGCACATTTTTATGACATTGATAAGGAGTCGTCTGACGACCTTAATACGACATTGAAGGTTATTCGGGGCGAAAAGTTTGTCTTAGAAGATACCATTGAATTTTCGTTCGGTGAACTATCTTCGGAACTGCTCGGCAAGTTGGAAAATCTTAAGGACAGCAAACTTCCTTTGGAACTTTATATTAATAGTAACCGGCGAATGTTATTGCACGGACAATCTCTTGCTATCCCGGGGGAACATATACAGGTCCCTTTGCCAAGAGTAACCAATTTAGATGAGCTTAAACAGGGGACAACAAAGAAGTTAAAAATCAAAAGTGGCTCAGGCGAAATTCACCAGTTTTTAAGAATCGAACCTTTTGCTGAAGCTTTCTTAAATCAAAGTTAA